One Deltaproteobacteria bacterium DNA window includes the following coding sequences:
- the rplT gene encoding 50S ribosomal protein L20: protein MRVKKGVKARRRRNRILKLAKGFRGRRKNCYKRANQAVERALDYATRDRRARKRNFRALWIVRINAAARQVGLSYSKLIAGLTKANVQVDRKILADLAWADPAGFKAIAEIARAA from the coding sequence GTGAAGGCTCGTCGTCGCCGCAATCGCATTCTGAAGTTGGCCAAGGGTTTCCGCGGCCGCCGGAAGAATTGCTACAAGCGCGCCAACCAGGCCGTGGAGCGGGCGTTGGACTACGCCACCCGCGACCGCCGCGCTCGCAAGCGCAACTTCCGCGCGCTGTGGATCGTGCGCATCAACGCGGCCGCGCGGCAGGTGGGCCTCTCGTACAGCAAGCTCATCGCTGGGCTGACCAAGGCCAACGTGCAGGTGGACCGCAAGATCCTCGCGGACCTCGCGTGGGCCGACCCGGCCGGCTTTAAGGCGATCGCCGAGATCGCCCGGGCCGCCTAG